In Alistipes ihumii AP11, a genomic segment contains:
- a CDS encoding DNA alkylation repair protein translates to MNRADDLTAILRAAASPEHRSGMSRFGIPTERALGIAVPALRKIARETGTDHPLAVALWDTGWHEARLLAPMIADPRQTTVELVDRWTQQFDAWDVCDLCCQNLLRRTAFAYELIERYAPREEEYVRRTAFALTAALAIGDKRSPDERFLPLLGLIGKAADDPRNFVKKAVNWALRQIGKRSLRLHGEAVGLSRTLASSQDRTARWIGRDALRELTDPKTIARVGK, encoded by the coding sequence GGGCAGCGGCCTCGCCCGAACACCGCAGCGGCATGAGCCGTTTCGGCATTCCGACGGAACGGGCGCTGGGCATTGCGGTTCCCGCGCTGAGAAAGATCGCCCGGGAGACGGGTACGGACCACCCGCTGGCCGTCGCGCTTTGGGACACGGGCTGGCACGAGGCCCGCCTGCTGGCCCCGATGATCGCCGATCCCCGGCAGACGACCGTCGAACTCGTCGACCGCTGGACGCAACAGTTCGACGCATGGGACGTCTGCGACCTGTGCTGTCAGAACCTGTTGCGCCGCACCGCGTTCGCCTACGAGCTGATCGAGCGATACGCTCCGCGCGAGGAGGAATACGTCCGGCGCACGGCCTTCGCGCTGACGGCGGCGCTGGCGATCGGAGACAAGCGGTCGCCCGACGAGAGGTTTCTGCCGCTGCTCGGACTGATCGGAAAAGCTGCGGACGATCCGCGCAATTTCGTCAAGAAAGCCGTCAACTGGGCTCTGAGACAGATCGGCAAACGAAGCCTACGGCTGCACGGCGAGGCCGTCGGGCTGAGCCGGACGCTGGCCTCGTCGCAAGACCGTACGGCCCGCTGGATCGGCCGCGACGCCTTGCGCGAGCTGACCGATCCGAAAACGATCGCCCGGGTCGGGAAATAA